Genomic segment of Veillonella parvula DSM 2008:
TTTATAGAAGCGAATACCACCGCGTACCATATGCTCTACTACAGCTCGATATAAACTACATACAGCAGGTTCTAATTCATCATCAGATACATGAGCTGCCTCATGGGCTGCTTTCAAAATAGCTAGTGCCTCAATCATATTGAACGTACCACCATCTTTGATAAGCGCTTGGAACGTCTCTCTTACGAGCTCATTTTCAAACATTTCCAATGCTTCCTCATCAAAGAGAATTTGGAAAACAAAGCTATTTACAATAGTACGTACAGGAATTGTATTCACTTCAGCCGGATTCGCAATAGCATAGTTGATATCTTTTGCAGCGCTAGCTTTACAAATAATAGACTTGCGGAATGTTGTATCTAGTATAAAATCTAAATATTGTTCTTGATCCGCTTGGCTATTAGGAGCCAGTTGTTCAAGTTTAGCTGCTATACTTTCATCATAGGTACGAACCATAGATAGTGTAAGGTCTGCATCGCATACATAAGCAAGATTATGCGCTTTCAAGTGGTCATTGAATTGATAAAAATAGCATGGATCATTATGAGGTTCTAAATGGTCATGACCTACATAATAGTCATCCTTTTGCATAACAGAGCGCAATGCACCAAGGAATTTACTATTTCGTTCTTTAAGATTATCATAGTTAAGAATTTGAGCACCTACAAGACTGCCTACAGTCTTCCCGCGCAACACCTTTTCCTTATGGGTCAACTTATGTTGGCCACGATTAGCAAACAGCATGAGCTGACGTACTTCTTCCATGGTATGCCAACCTGGATACGTATTGTAAGACACATAGGCAATACCATTATCCGCCAAATGATTAGAAATAATATTGAGCAGCTTATCCTTCATTTCATCATTGATCCAAGAGTAGAATCCATGTGCAATAATATAATCGAAGGTCCCCATAGATTCCTCAAAATTCAAGATGTTCCCTTGTATCAAGGATACATTGTCTAGTTTGGCATCACTGATGATTTGATTGCCTTTCTCTACTTGGTCTTGTGAAAGCTCAATGCCTACAAAGGTCGCCTCTCGGTTATATACGGCTTGAGAAATAATATTACCACCATAAGTAGCACCTAGTTCAAGAACACGAGCTGTCTTCGCAGGTGGAGTATTTAGCCCTACAAGAGCACCATATGCTTCTAAATAGGCCGGCGTTGTAAAAGGAAATGGATAGGATTTATATCCTAACTCTTTATATATCGTTTGTTGCGTATCTTCTGTTGTCATTTGTGTATTATCCTTAGCCATATGTACCTCTATATTTAATATTAGAATTATCCCAAATATGTATTGCTAAAATTATGCATGGTTTCCTTATCATTATACCAAATTCCTAGTATATTACCTATGTTTTAAGCAGTTAATACGTAAATAATACAATAGCAACTAGCACTATAAACTGATTTATGGAAGATACTTAATATGATATTTAGAAAAACTAAATTTACATACAAAAGAGGCACCCTCGAAAGGGTGCCTCATATAGTTTTCAGTCGTTAAATAACGAATTATTTTACGTCTTCAAAACCTTTTTGTAAACGAACATAGCTTAAGCGACGTTCTTTAGCATCTTGTTCAGTTTTAGCGAACAATTCTTCTGCAACGTCTGGAGCTGCTTTAGCCAAGGAAGCGTAACGTACTTCACCTTTAAGGAAGTCTTGGAAGCTTTCAGTTGGTTCTTTGGAATCCAAGGAGAATGGATTTTTACCTTCTTCTTTAAGTTGAGGGTTGTATCTGTAAAGATCCCAGTAACCAGCTGCAACAGCTTTACGTTGTTCTTCTTGAGCTTTACCCATACCAGCTTTGATACCATGGTTGATACATGGGCTGTAAGCGATAATCAAGGATGGACCTGGATATGCTTCAGCTTCTGCAACAGCTTTCATCAATTGGTTTTTATCTGCACCCATAGCTACTTGTGCTACGTATACATAACCATAAGACATAGCCATCATGCCAAGGTCTTTCTTCTTAGTACGTTTACCAGAAGCTGCGAATTGTGCAACTGCTGCTACATTAGTGGATTTGGAAGCTTGACCACCAGTGTTGGAATATACTTCTGTATCGAATACGAAGATGTTGATGTCTTCGCCAGAAGCTAATACATGGTCAACACCGCCGAAGCCGATATCGTATGCCCAACCGTCACCACCGAAGATCCAGTGGGAACGTTTGATTAAGAATTGTTTTTTCTCAAGAATTTCTTTCAATTCAGGAGTTGTAGCGCCTTCAGCTTCGATAGCTGCCACTAGACGTTCGGAACGTTGGCGAGTAGCTGCACCAAGGTTAGCGAATTCAATCCATTGTTCCAAAGCTTCTTTCAATTCGCCAGTAGCAGTTTCAACTGCTTTAGAAGCCAATTCTACTAATTGTTGGCGGATTTTCTTAACGCCGATGTACATACCATAACCATACTCAGCATTATCTTCGAACAAGGAGTTTGCCCAAGAAGGACCATGACCTTGTTGGTTAGTTGTGTATGGAGATGCAGGCATGGACGCACCCCAGATAGAGGAACAACCAGTTGCATTGGCAATCATCATACGGTCACCGAACAATTGAGTTAACAATTTAGCATAAGGAGTTTCACCACAACCTGCGCAAGCACCGGAGAATTCGAACAATGGTTGTTCAAATTGGGAACCTTTAACAGTTTCCTTCTTCATAGGATTTTCTTTTACAGGAAGGTTAACACCATAGTTCCAAGCTTCAGCTTGTTCGATTTCAGTATCGATGGATGTCATCACGATAGCTTTACCCTTAGGCGCTGGACAAATATCAACACAGTTACCGCAACCCAAGCAATCTAGTGGGGATACAGCAATACGGAATTGAAGATCTTTAGCACCCAATGCAGGGATTGTATCGAAATGTTCTGGAGCTGCAGCCACTTCTGCTTCAGTTGCCAAAATTGGGCGAATTGTAGCATGTGGACATACGAAGGAACATTGGTTACATTGAATACAGTTTTCAGGCAACCATTTTGGAACGAACAATGCAGGACCACGTTTTTCGAATTTAGCAGTACCAGCAGGTAATGTACCATCTTCATAGCCAGAGAATGTGGATACAGGAAGATCATAACCAGCTTGTGCATTGATTGGTTGTGCAATATTTTGAACGAAAGATGGGCAAGATTCGCAACCAGGTTTAGCCGCATGATTGCCATTATCAACAGCGTCTTTCCAGCTAGCAGGAACATCTACTTTTACCAAAGCGCCAACGCCTTGATCGATAGCGGCATTGTTCATGTCAACGATATTTTGACCTTTTTTACCGTAAGAAGTTACTACGGATTCTTTAAGGTATTTAACAGCATCATCTACCGGGATGATTTCAGTCAATTTGAAGAATGCAGCTTGCGTTACCATGTTGATACGACCGCCCAAACCGATTTCGGAAGCGATTTTCGCAGCATTGATGATGTAGAAGTTCAATTCTTTTTCTGCGATTTGACGACGTAATTTAGCAGGTAAATGTTCATCCAATTCTTCAGGAGACCAAGTACAGTTCAATAAGAATGTACCGCCTTTTTTGATGCCGCGAATCAAGTCGTATTCATGTACATAAGATTGACGGTGACATGCTACGAATTGAGGTTCAGTAATCAAGTAAGGCAAGTTGATTGGGTTTTTACCAAAACGAAGGTGAGACATTGTTACGCCACCAGATTTTTTGGAGTCGTAGTCAAAGTATGCTTGAGCATACATATCAGTGTGGTCACCGATGATTTTGATAGCGGATTTATTCGCACCAACTGTACCGTCAGAACCGAAGCCCCAGAATTTACATTCAGTCAAGCCTGGAGTTTCAACTTCTACGCCTTCAGCACGATCTAAGGACAAGAATGTAACATCATCATTGATACCCAATGTGAAGAATTTCTTGCCATTTTCAGCAGCTAAGTTATCGAATACAGCAACGATATCTGCAGGGATAACGTCTTTGGAGCTCAAACCATAACGACCAGCGATAACTTTTACATTACGGCCACCGTCAACTACAGCTGCTTGTACGTCTAAGAACAATGGTTCAGCCAAAGCACCTGGTTCTTTAGTACGGTCAAGAACTGCAATGCGTTCTACAGTTTTAGGAAGAGCTTTCAACAAACGATCTGTTGCGAATGGGCGGAACAAATGAACGTTGATAAAACCAACTTTGCGGCCCAATTTGTTGAGGTAATCAACAGTGGATTCTACAACTTGAGCGGAAGAGCCCATAGTTACAACAACGTCAGTAGCATCAGGAGCACCATGGTAGTTGAACAATTGGTAGTTAGTACCTGCCAATTTGTTAACTTCGTTCATGTAGTGTTCTACAACGTCAGGAACGTTCAAGTAGAATTTGTTGGATGCTTCACGATGTTGGAAGTAAACGTCAGGGTTTTCAGCAGTACCACGAGTTACAGGAGCATCTGGATTCAAAGCATTTTTACGGAAAGCTTTAACAGCATCCATGTCAACCAATGGTTTTAAATCTTCATAGTCCCAGATTTGAATTTTTTGAATTTCGTGGGATGTACGGAAACCGTCAAAGAAGTTGATGAAAGGTACGCGAGTTTTAATAGCTGTCAAGTGAGCTACAGCGGACAAGTCCATTACTTCTTGTACAGAGGATTCAGCTAACATAGCACAGCCAGCTGCACGAGCAGCCATTACGTCTTGGTGGTCACCAAAGATAGCCAAAGCATGTGCAGCCAATGCACGAGCAGCTACTTGGAATACACCTGGAAGTAATTCGCCTGCTACTTTATATAAGTTAGGAAGCATCAATAACAAACCTTGGGAAGATGTGAAAGTTGTTGTTAATGCACCAGCTTGTAAAGAACCGTGGGTTGCAGCAGCAGCACCTGCTTCAGATTGCATTTCTACAACTTGAACAGTGTTGCCGAAGATGTTTTTTCGACCAGATGCAGCCCATTCATCAATGTGTTCTGGCATTGGAGAAGATGGAGTGAT
This window contains:
- a CDS encoding methyltransferase regulatory domain-containing protein produces the protein MAKDNTQMTTEDTQQTIYKELGYKSYPFPFTTPAYLEAYGALVGLNTPPAKTARVLELGATYGGNIISQAVYNREATFVGIELSQDQVEKGNQIISDAKLDNVSLIQGNILNFEESMGTFDYIIAHGFYSWINDEMKDKLLNIISNHLADNGIAYVSYNTYPGWHTMEEVRQLMLFANRGQHKLTHKEKVLRGKTVGSLVGAQILNYDNLKERNSKFLGALRSVMQKDDYYVGHDHLEPHNDPCYFYQFNDHLKAHNLAYVCDADLTLSMVRTYDESIAAKLEQLAPNSQADQEQYLDFILDTTFRKSIICKASAAKDINYAIANPAEVNTIPVRTIVNSFVFQILFDEEALEMFENELVRETFQALIKDGGTFNMIEALAILKAAHEAAHVSDDELEPAVCSLYRAVVEHMVRGGIRFYKTFPVKEEYMEGLSYIPARFTNFVKAIVNGGSEYMYGANMFNDAIGDISEEDLLFMELLNKPKAKSTVIKKIKDALFSADQTQSTKHQNAMAEAFYNELTTRMEQLGFIRSKKTGSIS
- the nifJ gene encoding pyruvate:ferredoxin (flavodoxin) oxidoreductase; this encodes MSRKFKTMDGNQAAAHVSYGFTEVAAIYPITPSSPMPEHIDEWAASGRKNIFGNTVQVVEMQSEAGAAAATHGSLQAGALTTTFTSSQGLLLMLPNLYKVAGELLPGVFQVAARALAAHALAIFGDHQDVMAARAAGCAMLAESSVQEVMDLSAVAHLTAIKTRVPFINFFDGFRTSHEIQKIQIWDYEDLKPLVDMDAVKAFRKNALNPDAPVTRGTAENPDVYFQHREASNKFYLNVPDVVEHYMNEVNKLAGTNYQLFNYHGAPDATDVVVTMGSSAQVVESTVDYLNKLGRKVGFINVHLFRPFATDRLLKALPKTVERIAVLDRTKEPGALAEPLFLDVQAAVVDGGRNVKVIAGRYGLSSKDVIPADIVAVFDNLAAENGKKFFTLGINDDVTFLSLDRAEGVEVETPGLTECKFWGFGSDGTVGANKSAIKIIGDHTDMYAQAYFDYDSKKSGGVTMSHLRFGKNPINLPYLITEPQFVACHRQSYVHEYDLIRGIKKGGTFLLNCTWSPEELDEHLPAKLRRQIAEKELNFYIINAAKIASEIGLGGRINMVTQAAFFKLTEIIPVDDAVKYLKESVVTSYGKKGQNIVDMNNAAIDQGVGALVKVDVPASWKDAVDNGNHAAKPGCESCPSFVQNIAQPINAQAGYDLPVSTFSGYEDGTLPAGTAKFEKRGPALFVPKWLPENCIQCNQCSFVCPHATIRPILATEAEVAAAPEHFDTIPALGAKDLQFRIAVSPLDCLGCGNCVDICPAPKGKAIVMTSIDTEIEQAEAWNYGVNLPVKENPMKKETVKGSQFEQPLFEFSGACAGCGETPYAKLLTQLFGDRMMIANATGCSSIWGASMPASPYTTNQQGHGPSWANSLFEDNAEYGYGMYIGVKKIRQQLVELASKAVETATGELKEALEQWIEFANLGAATRQRSERLVAAIEAEGATTPELKEILEKKQFLIKRSHWIFGGDGWAYDIGFGGVDHVLASGEDINIFVFDTEVYSNTGGQASKSTNVAAVAQFAASGKRTKKKDLGMMAMSYGYVYVAQVAMGADKNQLMKAVAEAEAYPGPSLIIAYSPCINHGIKAGMGKAQEEQRKAVAAGYWDLYRYNPQLKEEGKNPFSLDSKEPTESFQDFLKGEVRYASLAKAAPDVAEELFAKTEQDAKERRLSYVRLQKGFEDVK